Part of the Tenebrio molitor chromosome 4, icTenMoli1.1, whole genome shotgun sequence genome, CCGCCCCCCAATCTTCAACGTGGCAACCTACTATACAAATtggtcagttctaccaaccttgatTTTGGCAGAATGTTGCAAcgcaaaattttctttttacccTGTATAAACTATTTCAATGGAACCAAATTCAAACCGTGATATTGCTTATTGTGTTTTAATTGGATGCGTTAGATTTAATCTCGTAAATAATGGATAATGACTGCCACTTTCATAGTTTCATGGTCACCAACATAACGCACGTCAATTCTTAACCGGAGAATTTTTTACGTtattgacagttgtgacatacataaaatttaatttcaattttaaatttatacctAGAATCCAGGCGTTTGcgtagttttttaaaatttgtctcGGATTTATTAGctcgactttttttttaaactgtcattttctaaaatttttatttcttttcaatTCAAGTCTTTAAATGCTTCTTTTAAAACTattcaattaaatatttgagtGTGCAGAtgatattgggtgattcaaaatgattgtggccaagtatggcaactatgtacgaaaatttatgtggcaactgtgtgggtagggtagagttgatatttctttgacagttcatagtcgcgcaattttgaaaactgtcaaatcaatgtgtaatgatatcaaaaGAATCacatgcacgcttatgaaatgtcatacaaatgacaactctacttcatccacacagttgccacataaattttcgtacatatattataattcagaataagtggcatcgcggtaggtgttggaaattcaaatttacgttggcagcaagacccttcctaataataccctagtttcgatgctgttggtaaccttcgcttttaatttggccttgatattatcattggaatcgttttgtgtttattttcttgttataagtatttggaatttccttgtttcatttatgaaaagtgtattatttgtctgggggttatctctgctgtgtgtgaaaaccatgtcaaaattatgtaacgcataacctcagaataaagtaatgatggtttcacatgtttactaaattttttgacataacatagagctcactttagagaatcaacgcctaccgcgatgccacttattctgaattatactatagttgccatacttggccacaatcattttgaatcacccaatagtcTTGTAGTCCATCTAGTCCTTCTTTCATTGGCGAAGTTGACATCTTCAGGACACTAAACAACATAAGTTTTAACTATTCCCTCACAAATTTATTACCTTCATTACCAATCTCTAAAATAAGCTCTACGGAAAATCTACGTCTTCTCCAAATTCAAAATCAATCGAACTTCTCCACAACATTCAGTATAGACATCGCACAGAAGAACTTCTTCTTCGTGGCGATCCTCCTCAGTACCAACGTCGACCTGAACCTCCCGCTCCAGAACGGAATCTCGTAGTTCAAATTGAGGGGGTAGTTCTTGATCGAGTAGTTCCCCGCCGGAATGGGACACCGATCGGGGTGCTTCAACCCCATAGCTTTCCCCATCCTGATCATGGCCTCCTTCCCTGTCATCATTCCGTAATTGCAGGGGTCCTGCTGCCACGGCAACGACGGCATGTTGAGCCACCCTCCGTCGCCCCACCTCTCGATCAGGATTGTAGCTTCGGCGGTTTCGTCTAGGGGGTGGGCGTAGGTGTAATCTATGCTCATGGCGCGATGGGTGCGGTTGATGCGGTCCACGCGGAAAAGTCGTATGGGCACTTCGAGTTGGTCGTTGTCGGGGCACAAGTATCCCGCTTCCATGTCGACGGTGTACTTGTGTTTCATCTGAAAGGGTTGTTTCAGTGGGGGGAGTGGGCTGGGGGTGACTTACGAAAGCGCCGAGGGTTGAGTGGACCAAGCAGAGGATGAGCAAGTGCGGTGTGGGCATTTCGACGGTTCTGGTGGAACTTTTTTGGACAAATAGTGATTACCATGATGGTAGAGTGGTTTccattataattaattaaattatagtGTTGGTGGTGTATTGTGTGAAGACAATTAGAATGTGCCGAACAAAATATACTATCTTGATCTCAATCGGATAAAATTTCGTTTGCAATGCAGATTGTtggatataaaaaaattataactaacgaaaattgatttgttggcaaatttttaTTGCTATAGTGTCAAAGTCAAAGAAGTTTTTctcataaattatttagaatATTAAGATTCTGTTGGTCTAAATGATAAAAGAGCATAAAAAATCACCAGATGGAATGTACAGAAGTGTCAGATGGCAATCTGGAAGATTTCTCAGTTGTCCAAAAGATTCTTCTGATAATATACCCTGAGGACTATTCAGCTCGTGAagattttgaagattttttgtcTTGTACAGCTCCTGTAGACTCTATTGACGATAGCAGTGTTAGAGATTTAGCAGAAGATGATATTCACACAGTCAAGATTCTCCGTGGTCTTCATTTATCACAGATCTACATACATGGATATATCTGTATACTGAAGAACCATTCAATTGTCTTTAAATGTTTCtggtttaaattttgaagatGGTTTAGTTGACGAGTGAGAAGGTTTTTCTCATGCAAATTCTACAGATGCGAAAGAATCTTTCATTTGCCTCATAATGAAGAgtgaaaaatttgcaaatagaGAAAAAGCTTCTGTTGACTCAAACGACACAGtttctaaaataataatgtgcTTCATCTATTATTCACCAAAGCTGAACTTCTAAAACCActctatttgtttattttttcttgagtcTGAAGATTTGCTTGGTCTGTAGTCTATTAGCTGAGTCTAGGCGCAGAGCATCTAAAAGCCACCTCACAAATGATGtacaaaagaaattaaaattatattgagTTAAAATCTGAGCTGAAggagaagaaaagaaaaacaagtGAAGATTATTATGCTAAAATGTTAACCTAATAGATTGATAAATCATGGTGCTATTGTGGTTGCGTTCTTGGTTGgtggtaataataataataataatttgtatttttttttttaatagacaactctaaatttatattaattttggaggtaacaaaaacaaaatggtttCTCTAATGGCGTCTTGTTATTTAGagcaactttatttttaaaacacctCTGTTATTTTGATAATATAAATGCAACAATAAATCACTCGCTTGGTGTCAACTAGTTGAAAGGTTGTTGTAAAGCGAAAGCGACCACTCCAGAAGGGCACAGAAATCTCGGTGGCATCCACTACGTAGTTCTTCACAGTGTAGTTACCCTAAGagtacatttttcaaaagaaaataaaaaccaatcaTACCAACCGCAGGAACTGGACAACGATCAGGATGACGAACCCCTACAATCTTATGGAAGTTGACCCACAACGACTTGAAGTATTGTAGAGCACGGTGACACATATTGGGCTGGAAACCCATGAAAGGTATAGTTATCCATCCACCGCCGCCCCATCTTTCTACCACGACACTGCCGCCAACGTTCTCGTCTAGATCTTCAGCATAGGTGAAGTCGTAGCTGAGAGTTTTGTGGGTGCGGTTGTAGCGCAGAAGTTTTAGGTTTCTGATGGGGTAGCCGATTTGGGCATTGTTGGGGCAAGGTTCTACCTTCTCCACTTCAACCACATATTTGTTTCTCATCTGGAAAGGGTGTCTAAGATGGCGGATTCTAACCGATCAAACTTACGAAAGCTGTGAAGGTGTGGTTTATAAATAGAGCCACAAAGAGGAACGCGACTTGTTTTAACATCTTGACTCTTTGTGATACCAATGGTAGATTTGTTGTAATGACAGTAAATGCCGTGTGATACGATCTTTTCCACGATAATCAGATTCTAATTACTGCCATTTGTGATGAAAAtacgaaaataataaagtacTAACACGAAGCAGAGTTTTGGTTTTTAGCTTCTTGATGATACACTTGTGCTTTACTTTCTTCGTCGTTTTCTTTACTATAAAGTTATGCATCTTACACCGTTCTGTGGTTTACTTTGCTCTTCGTTGTGATACCATTTCACCTTCCTTCCGATTTTTGAAGGTCTCAGACAAATTCTGACCTTGGTGTTGCACTTTGAGTATACTTTCGGCCTTTTCTTTTTAATGACTCAATTGTACTCCTTTCTTCGTCGACTTCTTTACTATGAGATTACCATCTTTGGTTCATTTCACTTTTTGTTGTGGTACCACTTAGGTCTTCTTTTGTCGTAACCCGTCGCACCTCAAAACTTCATTGTTTCAAAGCCAGTCTCGTAGGTCTTCTTCAACTTCTTCTTTTCCATTACTAATAATATGTGACCATGGGGTATCTTTTTCCACGTAGCAAAAGAAAGAACCCTACCCAGTACATTTTATTAGAGTAGTTGCATTTTGTTAGTGTTGTGAGGTCCGGTAATTGACTTGGTCAATGACCCATTTGACCggtcaataattgtcaatgacttgacgaatttgaccagtcatttttaaaatttaaatttcccgcttataatgttgaagattataggatatgatgactgtttgactgatgagatgaggttatgttgggttgtctgatttcatttacgtagctgctgacaatgaagaaatggattatgacaataaataagtaaattatgacaatgaAACATCTAAAACTTCACTAAAGATCATTGTGAAAAGCGATTAAGCTTTTTATCTATTAGGAAGaagtggtttttgtttttcaatcgttttaGTGTCTTCTTAACATGacatacaatatatttttattttcataaaatacttgcatccttttttttaaattctaaggaatatttaagtattttaaaagaaactaaaaaactgaaaatacacacacacagttgtgttgaaagttttaaagcgttttaaattaacaaaaagttcaaattcaagcaaatatgataaagaaaaacaaagtataacttcaaacaattcaaacttaacctcacttacacaattttagaacaataatttatcgatcaataaatattataaaaaatggaattaagaaccattatttggtattaaaataatccttgacattgaaagaatcattttgtgaTGTTTAACTAGTTCCTACTTTTTGACCAATAATGACTGGTCATTGACCGATCAAGGACCGGTCAactttgaccaaaaataaatgaccggtcatttatcCATCACTACATTTTGTACTATTATATATACAATAATatacaaatgtttaaaaatagtaataataTAGGTAatgtgtaatttaattttggagattaataataattttacgatgtaattcattttgaaacacAGTATTTGtgctgaattttttataaatttacacCCCTTAAAAAACCGCATTATTTATTGTGTATAAATAAGTATCACATTTTGACTGACCCTTTCGAATAAACACCACGAGCCGTCACTGTTTCTGTGTTCTCCACTTGCCAGGGATTGTCTTGTCAAATGATGAAGGATCTACCATTTCTATAAGAATTGAAAGATCTCTCAGTTGTTCACAAGAATTTTCCAAGGTAAAATAATAAGATCTAACTTTTTTAtgggataaatttttcaatttcaggaaaactttttgctttgacaattttacgagttgattttggtcatttttattctggttaggccagagagctttagctcgaagGTTTAACCTTGGGATAtaaatgcccaaatatcaactcgtaaaattgtgtaaagcaaaaatgtttaagtgaaaattgggaaatttatcagatataaaacattaggtcgtgttatttttggcaagattaattgcAGAATACAAtctttaacgttaattatttatttataatacttacagttattaaaaacacaattattgaaaacaatttgaaaatctgacaggagtagcatgcaattttaatcacattTGACAAATGACAGAGTAGCAGGACATTTTAACCgcggtaaacatttttgattggatgaaagcaagcgctctgattggctgaacacccACGTTTGATGTATATGGGAATTAATCTGTCATAAACCTCGAGGACCATTCAGCTCCTGAAGATTTAGAAGACGTTAGATGTTGGACCGTTCACTTGTTGAAGTAGATTGTGACTCTGTAGCTCTCCGGGGAAGTTGCTCTATAATACCAActggaaaaaaatctttgcagCGGTTCAATTCCGCTAATCTTGAAACCCTTCATGGTATTATTTGTCTTCCATACGGCCTGCTCACATGTCATCGATGTGAACAGTGAAGTGCAAAGACAGCCACTCCGAACCATTTCCATCATTAGCAGCTCCAATGTTGCTGGATGGAATCTCTTACGGAGAAGTAAAAACAGCAGATCACATAATATTTTAGTATTGATTGCCTAAAATGTTATCTCTCAATctgtttttgtactttttccaAATATCCTCACATTATTTAATGTTTAGGTCTTAAACCCCAAACATTTTAGTTGATGACATCCACTCGATGCTATCAGATGGTATAAACACCTCATAACGGCCACAAAATCTCATAATTGCGATCTAAATCGTTTTTAATTGGATCACATCATccgaaaataattcaaatctcGTTCGCAACCGACATTCCATCGGTCCAGAAATGATCAAACTGTTGATTTTGGTGACGGTCCTGAGCCGCGGTTGGTCAGCCTTCGTGAGTAAATCCCCGATTTTGGACCAAGACCAACGGGAAACATTTTCAGATGAGAAACAAATTCACCGTGGACGTGGAGAACGTGCAAGTTTGTCCCGACAACGATAAACTCCCCATACCCATCAGACACTTGAAATTCTCCCATTACAACCGCACCCACAAAACTCTCAGTTACGACTTCGGCTACGACCGCCCCATCGACGAGAACATCGGCGGTAGTGTGGAGGCGGCGAGATGGGGCGACGGCGGCTGGATCGAGATGCCGTTCCTAAGTATGCAACAGAACGTGTGCAAGACCTTCGGAAGGTACTTCACGGAGTCTTGGGTGACCTTCCATGAGAATGCGGGGGTGGCGCATCCGGATCGGTGTCCAATCCCGGCGGTGGGACCGAAATAAATAAGGGAAATAGAAACGTTTTCATTTTGATCGATTTTAGGGTAATTACTCGATAAAAAACTATCTGATCAATCGGACCCAATTTAATTTGCCGTTCTGGAGCGGTCGTTTCCGGATCATGACCAGTTTCAAAGACGTCAGGACGAAGGAAGTGATTCAGTGTTCGTCGTATGTCATTAAAGTCACTGAAATATTGTAATTGCACCCTTTTGAGTTATTCACAGTAGATTGGAAAGCTTGTCCAAAGAATTTTTGTTGTTCCAAAAAGATTGTAAATattcgaacctgcgcaaaacggtaacaaatgtggtcgtgatcgtcatcgaagcggaggagccctacgttgtgttttttttttggcggaaaaggttcggaatacAAACGATgggggttccagttggaagagtaccgcaaataaaacacacatgtgagggacgcaaaataccttttattaaaaatgcctgtaataactttgtttaacgaagtacaagaaattaactagttgagtacattacaaagataaacgacaagatgaatgcagcaacatttaaaacaacagaaaacgggtacatgacagacaaaatggCAGGTTAGAAtttgcaaaacaaataaataaattataatgtagttattacagacagggacggataaaaaaccctcttcaaaaaccgtatcccaggtactactcatattttacaattcgattaatgacaaaagCAATGTTTAATTCGGAACTACGCGGccaaggtacgccaacgggagtctagagctggaggtaacaaactttcggccgcgaggggactcagaagaataatctgaatcatcttgagatcaagcgacgtttatagatattcggggtattaaggaacgtcagactatttcaccgactaagcaagagtgacagagcgttTCGGGGTCGTACGATTAGCATTCCTGGACCGCAGCCGCAAAGACCTAGGCCCgccgtccccaaccaaccgtttcccgACAAAACCCCGAAGTCTCTATAACCTCGACGGAAGCCTCACGAAAACGTCCCGACGCCGCTTCCGCAAAGACTTAGGTCCGCCCCCGCTAACGGCTctaaataaccgtagcttccacagaaatttactaaacaaccccacgacttcctgattgttTCCTAGCTCCCATaggggcgcacttacaacattttactttaacttttccgaaatctagcaacaacacaaagaaaaacccgagtttaattcaatcgaacaaagcgtaacattaaacgatgagcaaataaaagagaacaaagcgcaaagttaaataatgataaaataaaaacgctttaaatggcacaaatatcggtaagcaacataaataacgaatacaataatcgctggctggtcgagtgccgttagaaaatgttagtcaaagcaaaacaaaatggacgcctGCGGCtactaatttttgaaataaccagATTGTTAAAGAAAATGAACCTCCCGTGGAAAACTTaaggataacgcttaaaattaacaaatgggcgcttctcgaaagaaacagcatgcaacaaaatgatatttacaacatacccttaccacgtggtcctggta contains:
- the LOC138129166 gene encoding uncharacterized protein, coding for MKHKYTVDMEAGYLCPDNDQLEVPIRLFRVDRINRTHRAMSIDYTYAHPLDETAEATILIERWGDGGWLNMPSLPWQQDPCNYGMMTGKEAMIRMGKAMGLKHPDRCPIPAGNYSIKNYPLNLNYEIPFWSGRFRSTLVLRRIATKKKFFCAMSILNVVEKFD
- the LOC138129779 gene encoding uncharacterized protein, with amino-acid sequence MRNKYVVEVEKVEPCPNNAQIGYPIRNLKLLRYNRTHKTLSYDFTYAEDLDENVGGSVVVERWGGGGWITIPFMGFQPNMCHRALQYFKSLWVNFHKIVGVRHPDRCPVPAGNYTVKNYVVDATEISVPFWSGRFRFTTTFQLVDTKRVIYCCIYIIKITEVF